A stretch of DNA from Vanrija pseudolonga chromosome 6, complete sequence:
cctcgcggccctgCAAGACTTCTACACGGAACAGCAGGCCACCCAagacgcgctcgactcgcttGCCGACCTGCTCCAGCGCACCGAtgtcgacagcgacgacgagacccCCGCCCCGGTCACGCCTGAGGACCTGCCGCTGAGCATGGACCTGTTCCCCGAGGAATGGGGCATGAGCCAGTTCTGgaacgacgaggcgagcgctgcggcgttggcggctgAGGCGGCCGTGCAGGCTGGGCCTGATGGATTGATTGTGGCGATTTCGTCGCCGAGCACTTTCCTCGCGCTGAAGGTGAGttgcgccggcggggcagtGGAACCCACaccgcgcacgcacgcacgcctcgctgcgctcggcgtgctgacGCTCTCAGAAACTCCGCGTCCCCaaccccctcctcctgctcgagTTCGACCCCCGCTTCGCCGTCTGCGACGAGTTCCGCCGGTACGACGTGCACGAcccgctcgacctgcccggCCTCGACAGCGTGCGCGGCACCGCGGCGGTCATCATCGCCGACCCGCCGTACCTCAACGCTGCGACCATGGGGAATACCGCCAAGACGATGAATGCGCTCGCGGGGGAGGACTGCAAGTTTATTGTGGCGACTGGTGAGTAGTACGCCGTGCGcgaagcgcgcggcgcggcgggcggcggtgcggggAATGCTGCAGccaccccacaccccacaccaccccgctcgctcgctccgctcgcagGGTGCTAACCCCCGCCCAGGCTGGGTCGTCCGCGACACCATCAAGTCGACCCTCAACGCCCGCATCACAGCCTAccgcccgcaccaccgcggcgggctggccAACGCGTTCCGCACGTACCTCAACTACACGAGCGCCGACCCCGCGTTCGcgttcgccgacgacgaggacgacggcgataACGACTTTGcagacgacgtcgcggcgcgcaagccGCAGATCGGCATGATCGTGCCCGACGTGCCCGAGCTGCGGTCGGCGTAGGTGTGTGGGTGGGATGCATATTGTTGTCTTGAGTGACGACGGAGGTGGACGCTGGTGGAGGCTggctgactggctggctgactggctggctgacttGCTCACTTTGACTGACTGaccgaccccgccgctcgccgctcgcacGCCTGCGGCGTGCTCGCACTCGCGTGCAAAAGAGGATGTCCGCGCCCCGAGCTTGTTCGGGAACGCGGCTCCCCCCGGCCCACCAGATCGCCCTGGACGACGGTCCGAGGCGCCGGCCCAGACGGCGTCTGGCACCGGACGTGTCTCACATTGGTCGGCGCTAATGTGAGACAAGTTGGCTGGGTCTGAGCTCGAAGGGGTGTACGGGCGACAGGCAAGCTGCCCTACCGCAGCCCCGCACGTACACACACGGATTCGAACCCAGCTCGACGGGGTCGTCGGATGGGAAGCTGGCGCCTTAACCATccggcgaccgcgtcgagcgtgatAGCTGGGTACCTGGGTTTGTGATAAGTTGCGTGCACGTCTCCGTGCACGGATGTTGCCACTGTCCGTGCTTGTGTGTGCATGCTCGGCACGGTGTGCCATACATCGTGCATGACCCATGCACATACTTGCTCGTGCACGATGCAGTCAGCGGTCAGTGATTAGTAGAAGACCCAACACGTCGCACCCATTCACCCCACACACGAAACACCATCCCTcacccacacaccacacacccacacacacaacccACCATACATCACAGCCAGATAAAGTCGGTGACGCGGTCGacaggcgcagcagccacaAGCTTCCACTGGTCGTGTTTGTCGCCTCCAATCTCGTAGACCTCAACCAGCTCGTTCTGCTGgccggcaacggcggcgtaCTTGCCGTCCGCCGAGATCTGGAACGCGCGGATCGTGTCGCAGTTGGTGCGGACAAACGACACGCTCTCGACGCCCTTGCCGTTCGCCTTCAACCGGAGcacggcgaccgcgtcgccgacctggcgCTCCTGGATGGGCGGGAGCGTCGGGTTCGCCTTGCTcgcgtccagctcgagccGGTTGGAGACGTACAGCGTGCGCGGGTCGTTGGGGTGCAGCGTGatctcggccgcgtccaTGGAGCCCGAGTAGCCCTCGGGCACGGACGGCGGGATGATGCCCACCGGCGCGAAGACGGGGTGGTAGTCGTGCGTGCTGGGGATGTCGAAGGCGGTCACGGCGTGGCCGAGTTCACCGAGGACGTAGAGGAGTTTGCCTACAGTCAGTCCCGGGGAGCAGCGCACCCGAACCCACCGTCATGGCTCacgacgccgtggcgcggGCCAAAGCCAGGAGCACACTGGTTCCagtcgacgaccttgaggCCGCTCTCGCCCTGCCGGATGACATGGTAGATGCGGTCGCTGCCCAGGTCGAAGACGTACAGGAGGCCGTTCTCGCCCTCAAGCACCTGGTGTGCGTGTGGCGCGTCCTGGCGGGCAGGGTTGGGCTTGGGCGAGTTCTCGTACGGGAAGGGGAGGGATAGGACGGGCGACTCGGACGTGGTGGAGagggtgccgtcggcgttggtgGGGATGTGGAGGACCGAGCCGCCGACGTACTGCGCGTAGTGTCAGCGAGTGCGATGAGGATCCCTGCCAGTGGCGCCACTCACGTTCGCGACAACGATACCCGAGCCGTCCTTGTTGACGTGGACTAACGGTCAGCGAGTCCATCCCTCCCCCATCAACTCCACTCCACCTACCGTGGCACGGCCCGCCGTGTGTCTTGCGCTCAGAGGTGACCTgcaccccgtcgtcgttgacgacAGCGGAGAAGACCGTCCCGTtcgtctc
This window harbors:
- the eef1akmt1 gene encoding EEF1A lysine methyltransferase 1; translated protein: MTIENRPAPAADEADKHAAAYDPRDDISEFSDLSDAELDVGLSADALAALQDFYTEQQATQDALDSLADLLQRTDVDSDDETPAPVTPEDLPLSMDLFPEEWGMSQFWNDEASAAALAAEAAVQAGPDGLIVAISSPSTFLALKKLRVPNPLLLLEFDPRFAVCDEFRRYDVHDPLDLPGLDSVRGTAAVIIADPPYLNAATMGNTAKTMNALAGEDCKFIVATGWVVRDTIKSTLNARITAYRPHHRGGLANAFRTYLNYTSADPAFAFADDEDDGDNDFADDVAARKPQIGMIVPDVPELRSA
- the ARB_02015 gene encoding putative 6-phosphogluconolactonase — its product is MPYTLLAGGYRSSIAALAFDPAAGTLTKVSDAHTPINPSWLEHAPAKNTFYAVSEDETNGTVFSAVVNDDGVQVTSERKTHGGPCHVHVNKDGSGIVVANYVGGSVLHIPTNADGTLSTTSESPVLSLPFPYENSPKPNPARQDAPHAHQVLEGENGLLYVFDLGSDRIYHVIRQGESGLKVVDWNQCAPGFGPRHGVVSHDGKLLYVLGELGHAVTAFDIPSTHDYHPVFAPVGIIPPSVPEGYSGSMDAAEITLHPNDPRTLYVSNRLELDASKANPTLPPIQERQVGDAVAVLRLKANGKGVESVSFVRTNCDTIRAFQISADGKYAAVAGQQNELVEVYEIGGDKHDQWKLVAAAPVDRVTDFIWL